A window of Halobacillus naozhouensis genomic DNA:
ATCACCTTCTTATTGATGAGGGGGGGAAACATAGGGAAAAAAATATGGAAGCTTCGTCACTTTTTTAAATGGATCCACGGTTGTTTGGATCGGGGTCAATAAGGAAAAAATAGGTATCCTCCATTCCTTTAAAGGTATAGACAAACTTCCCGTGGTCTGAATGGAAATAAACAATCAGATAATCACCAGTTTGGTCTACCATTTTTTTACCCTTGTGAAAATGAGGACATTCGGTGATCGATACCTCATGAACATTTATAAATTCCTTGAGTGCGAGCATCATTTGCTGTGTTAAGTTCAAGACCATCACCTTTTATTTAAGAAATTAAACAATAAAGCCATAATTTGTCTGATCCGTCCCAGTGTGCTAAAGTCTTTTCCAATTAAAATCCACAGAAATCTTCCACTTACTAAACCAGAGATATCAAGGTAACCTCGATACCCCCTTCTCCGTTTAAGGGTTTAAGCTATTACTTGTACTTCTAAACAATACCCTTTACTTTTCTCTATAAACCCAATAGATGGACCTTGTTCTCGACCCACGATAAGAAAATCCCTATCATAAACTTCCTGTTCTGAGAGACAATAAGGCAAAATGTTTACAGAAAAGGTGAGTTTATGGAGTTACAGGAAATGTATAATGCTGGAGAAATTGTCTATGTGATTATTAGAAATCCTCACGCGCAAGACGTAGCTAACGTCCAAGAAGCAGCTGTTGTTCAGAACCCCGAGAACCCTCAAGAGTTAGCGCTGTTTGTGTATGAAACTTTTTATCCGCTAACAGATGAAGTGGCCGTATATAAGTCAGAAGAGCAAGCAGAACAAGCCTATCGTGAGGCATTTGGGACAAATGGAGAGGGTCAATTTTATGGTTAAGCCCTTTGTCCCTCAGCTCGTTTATGTGGAGCCCCGCGCCTTGGAATACCAAAAAGGGAGGGAGCTCATCGATAAATTTGAAGAGATGGGACTGGAAATTAAGCAGACAACGTCCCATAATCAAATTAGAAATTTGCCGGGGGACAATGATTTTCAGAAATATCGAATCGCAAAATCGACCCTTGTGGTTGGAGTTCGTAAGACATTGAAATTTGATACTTCGAAGCCTTCCGCAGAATATGCGATTCCCTTTGCAACAGGTTGTATGGGCCATTGCCACTACTGTTATTTACAAACGACGATGGGGAGTAAACCCTATATTCGCACATATGTGAATACAGAGGAGATTTTTTCAGCTGCAGAAGAGTATATGAAAGAGCGGGCTCCTGAACCCACTCGCTTTGAAGCTTCCTGTACATCAGATATCGTCGGTGTGGATCATCTGACTCACACGTTGAAAGATGCCATCGAATATTTTGGTCAATCAGAGCATGGAAAGCTCCGGTTCGTAACCAAGTTCGCTCATGTCGATCATTTACTCGATGCTAAGCATAATGGCCGTACTCGTTTTCGTTTCAGTATTAATGATGATTATGTGATTAAATATTTTGAACCGGGAACCTCGAAGCTGGATGACAGAATAGAAGCGGCTGTTAAGGTTGCAAAGGCAGGCTATCCTTTAGGATTCATTGTTGCCCCTATTTATTTGCATGATGGCTGGAAAGAAGGATACAAGAAGATGTTCGAGAAGCTGCAAGGCGTTCTCCCTGAACAGGCCGTTCAGGATTTAACCTTTGAGTTGATCCAGCATCGGTTTACGCAGCCTGCTAAACGAGTTATTCAGAAAAATTACCCCATGAGTAAGCTTGAGCTTGAGGAATCGAAAAGAAAATGGAAATGGGGCCGCTATGGGATTGGCAAGTATGTTTATCAGGATGAGGAGCAGGAAGATATGAAACACACGCTCGGAGGATATATTGAGCACTATTTTCCAAACGCAAAATTAGAGTATTTTACTTGATCCGCCCTA
This region includes:
- a CDS encoding transcriptional regulator SplA domain-containing protein; translated protein: MELQEMYNAGEIVYVIIRNPHAQDVANVQEAAVVQNPENPQELALFVYETFYPLTDEVAVYKSEEQAEQAYREAFGTNGEGQFYG
- the splB gene encoding spore photoproduct lyase, with amino-acid sequence MVKPFVPQLVYVEPRALEYQKGRELIDKFEEMGLEIKQTTSHNQIRNLPGDNDFQKYRIAKSTLVVGVRKTLKFDTSKPSAEYAIPFATGCMGHCHYCYLQTTMGSKPYIRTYVNTEEIFSAAEEYMKERAPEPTRFEASCTSDIVGVDHLTHTLKDAIEYFGQSEHGKLRFVTKFAHVDHLLDAKHNGRTRFRFSINDDYVIKYFEPGTSKLDDRIEAAVKVAKAGYPLGFIVAPIYLHDGWKEGYKKMFEKLQGVLPEQAVQDLTFELIQHRFTQPAKRVIQKNYPMSKLELEESKRKWKWGRYGIGKYVYQDEEQEDMKHTLGGYIEHYFPNAKLEYFT